A segment of the Pieris napi chromosome 5, ilPieNapi1.2, whole genome shotgun sequence genome:
TTAGAGAGTATACTTTAAAAGAATGTAAATATTAGATCGTAACATACcagcaaattaaaatttataaaaacatactgCGATGTTTTTCACAAACCACTGCGGTCCCTTGCTGAATGTTTCAACATAGGattagataatttaaaaaagttaccTTCAAATCCGCTaaccaatttattttatatagatacgTGTCGCAATAGTTTAGATATTCTTTCCAATTGTGTCGATTCCAGTTGATATGTTATCCCTATTAGTTTTATCAGACAATGACAAACAGTGAAGGTTGCGCGGCTAGGCTATAAATTACACGAGCCGTTATTTGAGATAATAGCATGTGTTCGGGGTACGAAAGATATATTAGACTAAATATATCTTACTTAAATTACGATTTGCACAACAGACCAAATTAACTTCAATCAAGAtacgtttatattaattaggtTGGGAGGGCTCAAATGCCCTATATACATTacctatacatattttaaaattctgttattttttacatactttTAGGTAAGGTGTCAGTACTATGCCTACCAATCCGaaacaattaatgtttaatatattatcacCTACAGGTTAGtcgtataattataattattgacaTGTAATGTTTACAAAAGCTGCAGTTTTCACAGTACTTTCAAAATGTAATATGACATAGATTGCGAATTTTGGCTTAAACCTTTCTGgattaaataattcaacagTGAATCCGAATGTTGACATTGTcagttagaaataaataaccaTTTGCAAGTTGAATATTGTTGGTAAGTATAGATAATATTCAATaggtagtatttttttttaaattatgccaacttatattttagaattataaaaaaataaataaaaatcagtggcgctgcaacctctttaggtctgggctcagatttctgaatctgtttcatgatcattttttcaatctaataggcaagtaggtgatcagcctcctgtgcctgacacacgccgtcgactttttgggtctaagacatctcggttacctcacgatgttttccttcaccgttcgagcgaatgttaaaggtacacattgaaagaaaatccattgcacagccggtgatcgaacctacgaccttagcgatgagtcgcacgctgaagccactaggctaacactgcatTAGAATTATATTTCCCCTAAAACTAAGAAGAATACGTATTTTATGCATTTCTAGAATTAAggtcccagcacgaattgctgtgtcagtgtctcggtatggactgcggggcgcagttgagagctggagcactgaggcgcgccggcccgtaataacaattaactatgtaaaacattaaattaatgtaattttaacaattttttttttgaaatggattacttggcttgcgataaaatatatcgtgtaaatttcaaaatcatgttgtatatacattttcgtcataaaatgaattcaaagtgtcaaaaattggctatgtttgggttttttttctatcgagcgaagttatttaaatcgtgtatcgatctttcaaaatggatacataaactacttaactccaccatatattttttccattctccctacttcaagaaatgataacgaaaaatggaaagaaacaatgtacttttttggagttagGCGACCATATAGGCCCTTAAAGGTTTAAAGCCTAATTTGTAAGCTAGTAATTAACACGGTAACAATATGGGCCCCCAGGGCCGAGCAGTCCCAGGTGCCggtaaactttaataagatttatacGATAGTTGCCACACCACTGCTTTCTCagattatgaatattaatttggATTAGTAATCACGTCTCGCATTTTTACTGCTGACTTTGCTTTGCACTAACATGTTCCGAATTACCCAGGGGAATGTCACCACTCTCGGCTTAGGTAATTTCATCCTATTTTAGTCTCTAGTAAAAGTTCgaagtttatataaaacaaatgtttatttaattattaaaaaatttatttagtttttatgttaatacaaataaacacTAATTAACAGGCCAgctaaataatttgttatggTAATAATGAATAACGTATACGCCAAACCTCGACCTCTTGTTCCTAATTATACCCGGGGAAGTCTACTAACCTACCCATTTCTCACAAAAAGTTCGTGTCCCACTATTCGCTAATAGGCAAGAGCGGGTAACAGCTAGGCCTTTTCACCGCACCCCGTCCAGCGATTGCCGCATGCGAGACCGTCatagcttttttttaattacgcaTTTGGACAACACagacatattatgttaaacatataCCCCTATAGCCTAAGgcatgtctaggcaatacatgTTGTGGTTTTTACGTAGGTACCCATTTTTCACTAACTATTTATTACAGTTCGTAACAGGATTACAGTTCGAAATCCTAAGCCATAAAACTAACAAGCACTATTTCACGCGTTCGGTAAGCTGGCTTAATGAAATCTCTTTGGTATCGTATGTGCCAGAGACAATCCCGGTGGCGCATTGACTATATCGCATACATCTATTGTGTTCGAAGTTGTGTTTGCGTAACTtacattgtttaattatatctatgttctacatgaataaaaaatttcaaagaatattgtaaaatcaataaaatataatgttgttattgtaattggtAGTTTAcagttttaagtaaaatattccTCATATATACACGGTATACACGTAACATTAATACTTATCTTGTTAAATACCTGTGCAACTGAcagaattttgaaataaaagagttgaaataaattgaatttatcaTTATAATCTATTGAACGTGACTTCCGTGTGAACATCCGTTATGATTTTATGGCTGTATTGACAAGATcctatgagaaataaagtatgtATTAACCCACGCCTCGCAGATAGGTGTTCAGTGATTCAATTTAACCCGTGAGAGCGGATTTACTGCCTTAGCGACCTATTTGTTTCCcagaatatattttgtaaataataaattctgaACTTAATCCTCATTCCACATAGAAGAAAGTTCTTTTTGCTTCGCTTCTTTTACGATAATCGATTCTTGTCAAAGCCAATgaaatctaaatttattttaaagtagcTGCCTCcgtgaacttcgtttcgccttaatatgatatttttccTTAGCCTACCCTTTAGTTGCTACACCAAGTATGGAACAATTTGCTATGCTACCTCATAGAGACTGTTCGAATTCCaggaataaaaacctaagtactcaaaaatagtaaatttaaagaaaacacttttttaatggatcgaagctatgtattattataaattttatccgacatttcgcgtgctttatattttgcgattcatttttattaatatatatgaacAAATGCGTTATGGATAATAGACACCGTTTTTATAAAGACCATTAGATCTTTTCATTTctatagttaataaaataaaataaatattgattctGATGCACAGTTTATTCTTACATATATAAGCaagatatacaatataatgttaatcacattttaataagatttGATTATTATACAATTGTGACAGAAGTGGTGGCCTCAGCCTTCATCTTTTGtttatgttaataaacaatactcATTCATAATGAAAACTCAtctatataagaaaattgcaAACCAGagataaagataaatttaCCACCTCAAACTATTAATTGCtttagggggcgtccataaattacgtgaggtgtttaagggggggagggggtcgagtcaaatcccatttaatcttacgttggagagagggggggtctcggcaaatatcacgcaattttttttctaattaaaaaaaaattagggaaacggttgaccctaaaggctATCTCTGGAACTTCCCGCTTAATCCATACCTAAACGCgcaacatttcacttattttgttatagtcgtaaataaaagcacgaagcaaattttttttctttttacagtaacaatccaacgcgtttacacattttgaaaaatctcacgttagattgggggatgggggagggggttgaataaaatctcacgatatctcaccagggggggagggaggtacagaaaatttaaaaaaacacctcacgtaatttatggacgcccccttattCGTGAGGcataaattatgaattaaagTTAAGCCGCCGAAGTAGGGAGGTTTGATCTACGTTGATAAAGTTCTGTGTcacatagtaataaataaaccggtaaaaaactattatagaACGACCGACATAAACACGTTAGCAGGTTAATTGCAGGTCAACGAGTAATAGTTACCATGGGtatctaatattttatacgaaaaatcgtaaccatggtaacaaatatTGTCACTCAACTTAAGCTCCAACGATTTCGACAatgactaaaatataaatgcctATGTAGATATATTAGTGGCAGTTTACAATTCACTTAAATTACGTTTTCTCCCTTGTTGCTAGCTTTTagtgacttaaaaaaattgttttcctGCATCGATTATTcacgtaatttaattttaaaaatatcccAAAGATTGCTGTGCCCCATAAACTTTAACTTCGTCCTTTTTCATATCCAGTTCCGGtctgaaaaagaaaatcatATAACAACAAAGGTTGTACACAAAgagtaaaaacatattatagtttttacaactaagatatttttttaataaaggtaTTAAAAACGTCACTGTCTCGTAATCATGCAGATagaacgtttttttttaattcaagtaAAATTGAGGCaaatagatttttgttattctatagtcgtatttttaattagacgaagccaactgacagtagctaatgtcactttatatttttttatttatatttaaagtaatattgatacgttcagttcttgttcaaacagatgaatgaacaatgagtgtgaatagttaatcatttcaaactataaaagaatattattatttctattttaaaattgtataaaagtgctcttattaagttaggtactagtagtatgtaactacaatcagtttttgacggcttattacaaagcgcggcgcggcgactagtgACATCACCGATTATTAATtcgagtttaattttttttgtaatggagttttttcaatcattcattttgtcacaacactatatttatttcattaaaaactgacaacaccgtaaacgtcagtttacctgttctaattaaaaatactacaaTAGTATAGGTAgttgaaaacatttttatctaattattaaataaacgaaCGGATTTAGTTAATACGTCGTCAATGGCTTCGATTTTCAGCGACACGAAACTTGTACCTAGACTAACTGGTACTAGACTTGtatctgatcacctacttgacaTAAAAGTGTTTAATCTGATCTCTCTCCTATTGGGGGATTCATCAtatataagggagcgttcaggtattacgtaacgaattttgggggggaaGGGGGTCtctttgtaaaacgttacgatgcggggcggggatttaatcacgcgttattgttaatattattttcgactttccagtgcTTTACACCagataatggtaacttttaggttaACTTTAGTCACTAAGTGATCacgaaacattttactatacttgggtacagaaaaacgttacggcgcgatACATGGAGGGGGGGgtcttgaacgctccctaagcaAAAATACGGAAGAAATTTAGGCTACTCACAATGTTAGCTGAACGGTTTGTTGTTGAGCTgaaacaataaacataagttatttttaacacaaaagttacccaaattcaatttaaataagatCAAACCTCAACAAATAATAGACAAAAGACACGCACGCGTACCGCTAGTAATTATCGTCTGCATTCCATAGATGTTAAAATGTCGCGATTGGCACATTTTAGTATGAGTACATGAATTTTACTCACGTATTCCTGGCTGCAGAATCCCGTTAACATCagtgtaatatatttgttgcGGTAAATAGTCCTGCTTCTGTTCTATATATGTTTCAATTGGCTGAGGAACCATATCCTGTCGCCATTTGTCCATTTCCACGTCTACTTTTTGCATTCTTTCAACTTGTTTGTAGGACGGCTCGCCACCTATATAATCTCTCTTCGTTCTGTTGTGTGTTCGTATTTCGTGTTTGCGGAGGTCTGACCTAATTCAATAGTATGTTAGTGTCATAATATGCCACAGACGTTTAATGTTAATGCAAATGTTGCATAATAATCTGTGCGGAAAGTGGCCagactttatttttatgttggcAACATTGTTATTTTAGTTCAGCAGTACCTCAATActtaatatgacaaaattaaaCCTATATTACCTAGATTACGTGAAGCAaacaagaattttattaattcgcATATCTGACACTCCGGTACTTTCCGTACAGACTACCTACATCGATATTAGCTTACAGTGTAAACTTTACGTTAGGCTCATTTTGTGCCAATTTATAGAGATATCGTTATATTGTAGTTTTGGGAGTTTAACGCGAAATAGAGTTACATGAAATAGTTTTTCAAGGATGgatgtttgtttaaatataaataatcacacaaatggtttaataagataaattgtgattaaatatattagtaaATGCGCGGCCACATATGCAATTAGCATAGAAAAAGtaatacagaaaataaacTCCTCATggcaaaaagtaataatagacACTGACTTATCTTTCTTCGATTGATTTTAGCTATATCACATATTGATCATCTCAAAACTGTCATAGGGAAAAACATTTTGACAGCTCCTAACTAACAACAAATATCACAGATTAGATTTGGCCGAATCGGAGTATAGACAAGAGAGGCCCTATCTCTAGCTTTAGTTTTTGgcaaattttcattttattaatatagtaatacTTATAATACTCAATAATACGTACTTATAGCAGAAATCCCTTCCACAGAAATTGCAAGCATGTTTTATGTTCATATGTGTTGCGTCGTGATGTTCGCGCAATCCTGCATTTGTTCGGAATGCTTTGTCGCACATAATGCactgcaaaaaatataaaacattatttcctTTAGATTatcaaaaaactaatttattttctaaatatgaTATGAAATAACAACAACAAAAGAAAGACgctaaaacatattaaaaatattttctttaactcACCTTAAACTGTTTTTCCTGGTGTGTTAGTTTATGTTTGTTCAAATTTGACGGGTTAACGAATGTGGCGGGACACGATGTACACTTGTATGGCTTCTCGCCCGTGTGTGTGCGCATATGCATCACTAGATAGTACTTGTACTTGCATTTGTAAGGGCACAGATCACAGAAGAAATTGAATGTGTTTGTATGGACAAGCCTGAGAACATACGGACATACAAttctatttgaaataaataatttaaaaaagtacgttaaaaaaaattaacacgaGGATGTTTTGCCTTTctcttttttgaatttcaggATGAGcagaaattttatataatatagtcctattatttaatatacgaTGGATATAGTTCATTAATTAAGTTGCTTTCGATTGTCAAACAAGTATGTCATTTTcgtttatttgatattatcaAGAAAaatcttgaaaaaaaaacacctatAATAAACTTTGAGCTCCCAATAGCTATTAATTTTGTCCCTATCAGTCTGGCCATAGATTAATGAAACTAAACGTGAGACTGCGGTGCCGTCAGCAAattctacaataataattaaagtaactCACATATGATTTTTCAGTCTTGCAATAACAGGAAACTCCTTACCACAAGTTGGACACTTATGTGAAATGACCTCTTTGTGAAAATGACGCATGTGCTTCGCGATACTATAGACAAGCTGACCACAAACATCACATGCTCGGAGCATACATTGTTTCACTTGTCTGTGGGCTATTAAACCATCCTGAAAGAAGTTTAAAGCAGCATTAGCCTAGTTCACCGTGCAGTTCTCAACCTTGGGGCTGAACTCATCTCAACTCAACTCCAGTTGTACAGCAATGGCATTTTTCTATGCAATCAACATTTCACACATCACAAAATATCGCAAGGAAACCTTCATTTGctatggtaaaaaataaactgtaCACAATCTTTGTGTAAAGTTTATGTTGTTTACCCCTTTTTAATGATGATCAATGTATCATGTTTATGACTCATTATTTGTGTATCTTCAAGcagttaatttaatacataccCTTGAAGTAAATGCCATATCACAGGAAGAACATTTTATCTCCTTTTTCTTTGGCTGTTGCTTTTGTTGTAATCTCtcctttttctttctttccaaTTCCTGAGCCTCTTCATGTTTTAATCTTTTCTTCTTAAAATGGTGAAGTATTAATTGGAAGTCATGTTTTGAGTATGGATATGAGTGTAAAGATGGATctcctgaaaaaaatataattatgctACAACTCCATAGCCTTACAAggattgtaaaataaagtgaTAGTTGGTCCAGTTTGTGGGTTTGCAACTTGCCTGGCatgaaaaaatactataaatttgCATACCACTCTTATACCTTCTTCATACTAACATAAAacaagttatatttaatataacttgttttatgttatgatAATACATTCAGGAATTATCCAATTAAGTATCATGAATAACAAATGTTTCTTTACTTACTGAAGTCATGTACTACTTGAgccttaatattaaataaaggcTAAGGCTTGTTATCTAATTTAAAGATGTATTTACCCATGGGATTCAATATcttcttaaattttctgtcTGCAACCTCACAGTTCTTTCTAAAATTGATAGCTACCTTAAGAGATTCTAAACATTcagtacatatgtatttaGGTAAAGAATCATCAGTGCTAAtctgaaatttaattatatttattaaagagtTATATAAGCAATATaactattttgtattttttatacacacCGCTACATTGCCAATGCTGCTTATTGCTCCcataatattatcataatcTGAAATGTGTTCACTAAGTGGTGTACAACCATTTCGTCCACAAACTCTACATATCATTTCCTTTGAAAGCCGTTGTGGCAGTTGCCTagaatttacaaaaaacatatcTAACATATCTCTGAGtaacaattagttataaaagttttttcatCTATCTTTGGATattatggtatttttttaaggagttattttaattgttaaagtAATGATGtactaaatttgttttatatcaaAGGAAGAGATAGTTTACCTGTCTGAAAACAGTTTGTACCAATGGTCATTCAAGCTCCCATCAtcagaaattttatttgtgacaGGATAAGATACTGTGCTTAACTTTGATACCATCTTTTTTGTTAGAAATACATTCATCatgatttattttgtcaaTACTGTGtgattaataaaagaaaacatttgtaGATACAAGCCAAGCTAAAACGAGAATTGAGatgttttgtaatttgttttgaCTTTTGATCACAGTTAGGGATGGACTCAAGAAATAGAATCGGTGACCTTTTTGCAGATCGGATCGTGGGCATACGATCTAGTTGACTTAGAGTCAAATTAGATTTAAGTGACGATTCGAACTATATTAAATCCACATCCAAAAAGCAAGAGAAAGTATATAGTTTTAAGGATTAAACAACGGAAACAATATAAAGTACTAATGTATGTTAATTTTCAATTGGATTTTTGATCTATTAGAATTTGCacaactaataattaaaatttaactacactcctaataaaaatttcattacatttaaaagttaaaacacaAAGTTTCAGATTTGACATAAATTGTATCGCGATTCATGATCTTTGGGATTTAAAGAGGCGAATCGATGTACCAACTACCAGTCAGATCGTATGGTCGCCTGAAAATCCACTATCGAGTCAATCAAGTATACGCGACTCTCGAGTCTCGGGTAATCGCATCcctacaatataatattttgtcagTGGTCACAGATAAGCTTTACAATAtacatttctatttattttactttatcttTGTGGTGTCGGCAGAAATAgtcacataaataataaaaaatagcctTAATAAAGTTGCTTTTTTTAcacacaataaattttaaactctAAATAGTAGAGAgagtgcgttttccaattacagagcattatgcgactcagtgccgcacaatgccgcataatgctgaagctaaattggaacgtgaattagttttcaaatacatcagcagagtgcgctaagtcagtgttgaaaaaaaaatgttctgaatagagttagcatttagcaacctcattaatgtataaataatgtgtttaacaataataattggttcaaaactttttacgcttattataataaaatatttcattaacattttttttactgaaataagagaaaacctttaaagaatataaggttttaacaagctaaattaacagtaaagtatatagtttcatgtaagaagtttacatcatttacgtgttgagcaatttttttaaaatgatttctaaaaaaaatatatactttttcaaaaccattgcaatgtttacaagagtataatcctgtaaaataaatttgtttacagatccgaattttaaaataaaatttattcatattttaaatgtgtaatataaaaaaagtaactatttataccttcatccatacttatatatattttttttagtagtttgaaataactttaattattttcaaaatttacgacgaaacaaatttttcaacaataaataatatttactaagaaaatttcgataaatgccaacttaaagaaaaaaactggtcaattttctgtcactgtgttggtatttattacgagaagcacgcgagagcattcgttttgagagtgctctattgtgcgaagcgttgctgtagttggaacattcaacgtagagcattatgccgcataatgcgctctagtgctgtaattggaaaacgcacagaGTCTAAAGTAGTATACTCCTAAGTCCTACATACTAATATCCAATCTGTGGTCAAAAGTTCTTAGCCCTTGTTGttgttttaacaaaaactattattattttgaaaacaatTAGAGAAATTATTcaatctatttattaaacCCCATGGCttcttttttaatgttaaagtCAAGATCATTTGTAGACGCTATGGAAAAAAGtatgacaaatatattacaatcgtaagttaaaagtttatttgttgCTTTAGCTAAACtcgtattaataaataaattttatactgaaatttcaataaaaaaactgaaaaagtATCAttcaagaaattaataatgtaaatagttTGAACATAGTAAAAttgattaagttaatttaaagttaaata
Coding sequences within it:
- the LOC125049719 gene encoding zinc finger protein 93-like, giving the protein MMNVFLTKKMVSKLSTVSYPVTNKISDDGSLNDHWYKLFSDRQLPQRLSKEMICRVCGRNGCTPLSEHISDYDNIMGAISSIGNVAISTDDSLPKYICTECLESLKVAINFRKNCEVADRKFKKILNPMGDPSLHSYPYSKHDFQLILHHFKKKRLKHEEAQELERKKKERLQQKQQPKKKEIKCSSCDMAFTSRDGLIAHRQVKQCMLRACDVCGQLVYSIAKHMRHFHKEVISHKCPTCGKEFPVIARLKNHMLVHTNTFNFFCDLCPYKCKYKYYLVMHMRTHTGEKPYKCTSCPATFVNPSNLNKHKLTHQEKQFKCIMCDKAFRTNAGLREHHDATHMNIKHACNFCGRDFCYKSDLRKHEIRTHNRTKRDYIGGEPSYKQVERMQKVDVEMDKWRQDMVPQPIETYIEQKQDYLPQQIYYTDVNGILQPGIPQQQTVQLTLPELDMKKDEVKVYGAQQSLGYF